One window of the Eucalyptus grandis isolate ANBG69807.140 chromosome 6, ASM1654582v1, whole genome shotgun sequence genome contains the following:
- the LOC120294558 gene encoding putative wall-associated receptor kinase-like 16: MAIHKLLLKVVVLGALLSSYHNRITEATNSMMKHGCRRACGTLSIPYPFGTRDSNSDCRIDHPSFTIECDNSTNPPVPYMDKRTSDLEILDISIEDHEMQVNVSSVRECYNSSGHNGTSSVYTGLSVADFPISNTKNKFIAIGCDTLATFQDPEEKFSFSSRLGNRESTCEDAKKNSASYKCTNNTICTDAENGSGYKCTCKGGYRGNPYLVNGCQDINECADPEKNPCDGICHNTEGSYTCSCPKGYRGDGKKGGDGSRCIANPKSSHLVIILVGLGVGIIVLLFSASFLYLGLKKRKLIRLKEQYFKQNGGLLLQQQLHEHDRTTNAAKIFNAEELEVATNHYDDSRIVGRGGYGTVYKGILPNSTIVAIKKSKLVDENQIKQFINEVIVLSQINHRNVVNLLGCCLETEVPLLVYEFVNNGTLFEHIHNLNKSSKMSWETRLRIASETAGVLSYLHSAASIPIIHQDVKSTNILLDANYTAKVSDFGASQLVLLDQAELSTMVQGTFGYLDPEHLHTSQLTEKSDVYSFGIVLVELLTGKKALSFDRPEEEGSLAMYFLLALKEDRLFQIVEELIAEDNEQVKGVADLAKRCLKLKGDERLTMKEVANELDGIRAMANHLWVNIDLNSEETVHLLGEMTDSIVYAESSNTTNTGYTDSMKNHVMPPVNSGR; encoded by the exons ATGGCCATCCATAAGCTCCTTTTGAAGGTTGTCGTGCTTGGGGCTTTATTGAGTTCATACCACAATCGCATAACAGAAGCTACTAATTCAATGATGAAGCACGGATGCCGACGTGCTTGTGGAACTCTCTCAATTCCTTATCCCTTTGGAACGAGGGATAGCAATTCCGATTGCCGCATCGATCACCCATCTTTTACCATCGAATGTGACAATTCTACTAACCCTCCTGTACCTTACATGGATAAAAGAACTAGTGACCTTGAAATATTAGACATTTCTATCGAAGACCATGAGATGCAAGTAAATGTTTCATCCGTTCGAGAATGCTATAACTCTTCCGGGCACAATGGGACTTCGAGCGTATATACGGGGCTCTCGGTAGCTGATTTCCCCATATCCAACACCAAGAACAAGTTCATTGCCATCGGTTGCGACACATTGGCCACATTccaggaccctgaggagaagTTCTCTTTCAG TTCTCGACTGGGCAATAGGGAATCAACATGTGAGGATGCCAAGAAGAACAGTGCTAGTTACAAGTGCACCAACAACACCATTTGCACCGATGCTGAAAATGGATCCGGATACAAGTGCACTTGTAAAGGAGGTTACCGAGGTAATCCTTACCTTGTGAATGGTTGTCAAG ATATTAATGAATGTGCTGATCCAGAGAAGAACCCGTGCGACGGAATTTGCCATAACACCGAGGGAAGTTATACATGCTCATGCCCAAAGGGTTACCGTGGTGATGGCAAGAAGGGTGGAGATGGATCCAGATGCATTGCTAATCCTAAATCATCACATTTGGTGATCATTTTGGTCG GTCTTGGTGTGGGCATAATAGTGTTGTTATTCAGCGCAAGCTTTCTGTATTTAGGACTTAAGAAAAGGAAACTCATTAGGCTCAAAGAACAATACTTCAAGCAAAATGGTGGCTTGCTTTTGCAGCAACAATTACACGAACACGATAGAACCACAAATGCCGCAAAAATCTTCAATGCTGAGGAGCTAGAGGTGGCCACCAACCATTATGATGACAGCAGAATAGTCGGCCGAGGAGGATATGGCACCGTTTACAAAGGGATCTTGCCTAATAGCACTATAGTTGCGATTAAGAAGTCCAAGCTGGTGGATGAGAACCAAATCAAGCAATTCATTAATGAGGTCATAGTGCTTTCCCAGATCAATCATCGAAATGTGGTCAACTTATTGGGGTGTTGTTTGGAAACAGAAGTGCCTCTGTTAGTGTACGAGTTCGTGAACAATGGGACTCTCTTCGAACATATCCACAACCTGAACAAGTCCTCCAAGATGTCCTGGGAGACCCGGTTGAGAATTGCCTCGGAAACTGCAGGAGTCCTATCATATTTGCACTCTGCAGCTTCCATTCCTATAATCCATCAAGACGTCAAGTCGACGAATATCCTCTTGGATGCTAATTACACTGCGAAAGTCTCTGACTTCGGAGCTTCGCAATTAGTCCTGCTTGATCAAGCTGAATTGTCTACAATGGTTCAAGGAACATTTGGATACTTGGACCCCGAACACCTGCACACTAGTCAATTGACGGAAAAAAGCGATGTTTATAGCTTTGGCATTGTGCTAGTCGAGTTGTTGACAGGGAAGAAGGCGCTCTCTTTCGATCGACCTGAAGAAGAGGGgagcttggccatgtactttctTTTGGCGTTGAAAGAAGATCGGTTGTTTCAGATTGTTGAGGAGCTCATTGCAGAAGACAATGAGCAAGTGAAAGGGGTTGCCGATCTTGCAAAGAGGTGCTTGAAATTAAAGGGAGATGAGAGGCTAACCATGAAGGAAGTGGCAAATGAATTGGATGGAATAAGGGCAATGGCTAACCACCTGTGGGTTAATATCGATTTGAATTCAGAAGAGACGGTTCATTTGCTCGGAGAGATGACCGACTCCATTGTTTATGCAGAGAGTAGTAACACCACGAACACCGGCTATACTGATAGCATGAAAAACCATGTCATGCCACCGGTTAATAGTGGCAGATGA